One region of Candidatus Hydrogenedentota bacterium genomic DNA includes:
- a CDS encoding dienelactone hydrolase family protein, with translation MPTALFLMIPIALHANPETMSPSDTGSYFPFLDAYAQSSPIALSFLSGSWPDVEQWRQAGRAKMAELLAYAPPGVPPDAETLASVPKDGYTRHHVRISIAPGRKTEGYLLIPDGLTAPAPAILALHDHSGFYYFGKEKVVAMDDPPPALQELIENTYGGRTVGDELARRGYVVFAPDAFYFGSQRLDPASLPAEYAAGLEGKQPGSDDYIRAFNPIAGRHEPLMAKTIFTAGATWPGIQYQGDKASLDYLLSRSEVDPERVGCIGLSLGGYRSAHTFGLDPRVKAGVVAGWMCTYRSLLRNHVRHHTWMIYVPGQYAWLDLPDVVTLNAPRPFMMIHCSQDHLFPAEGAQEAAAHIAEVYERMGAPDRFVCNYYNEPHSLKVPAQDDAIAWFERWLK, from the coding sequence ATGCCGACCGCTTTGTTCCTGATGATCCCCATTGCCCTGCACGCCAACCCCGAGACCATGTCGCCCAGCGACACGGGTTCGTATTTTCCCTTCCTGGACGCCTATGCGCAGTCCAGCCCCATCGCGTTGTCGTTCTTGTCCGGGTCATGGCCGGATGTCGAGCAGTGGCGTCAGGCGGGGCGCGCGAAGATGGCAGAGCTGCTCGCCTACGCGCCGCCAGGCGTGCCGCCGGACGCCGAAACGCTTGCGTCCGTCCCGAAGGACGGCTACACGCGGCATCACGTGCGGATTTCCATTGCGCCAGGCCGGAAAACCGAGGGTTACCTGCTCATCCCGGACGGATTGACCGCGCCCGCGCCGGCTATCTTGGCGCTGCATGACCACAGCGGTTTCTACTACTTCGGGAAAGAGAAAGTCGTAGCCATGGACGACCCGCCGCCTGCGCTTCAGGAGCTCATCGAGAATACCTATGGCGGGCGCACCGTCGGCGACGAACTGGCCCGGCGCGGCTACGTCGTGTTCGCGCCCGACGCCTTCTATTTCGGGTCGCAGCGCCTGGACCCCGCGTCGCTTCCGGCCGAATACGCCGCGGGACTGGAGGGCAAGCAACCCGGCTCCGACGATTACATCCGCGCGTTCAATCCCATTGCCGGGCGGCACGAGCCGCTGATGGCCAAGACGATTTTCACGGCGGGCGCCACATGGCCCGGCATCCAGTATCAGGGGGACAAGGCCTCGCTGGACTACCTGCTGTCGCGGTCCGAGGTGGACCCGGAGCGCGTGGGTTGTATCGGCCTGTCGCTCGGCGGCTACCGCAGCGCGCATACGTTCGGCCTCGACCCCCGCGTCAAGGCCGGCGTGGTCGCGGGATGGATGTGCACGTACCGGTCGCTGCTGCGCAATCACGTCCGGCATCATACCTGGATGATTTATGTGCCCGGCCAGTACGCATGGCTGGATTTGCCCGACGTGGTAACGCTGAACGCGCCGCGGCCTTTCATGATGATTCACTGCAGCCAGGACCACCTGTTCCCGGCCGAGGGAGCGCAGGAGGCGGCGGCGCACATCGCGGAGGTCTATGAGCGGATGGGCGCGCCCGACCGGTTTGTCTGCAACTATTACAACGAACCGCACTCGCTCAAAGTTCCGGCGCAGGACGACGCCATCGCCTGGTTCGAGCGCTGGCTGAAATAA
- a CDS encoding sulfite exporter TauE/SafE family protein, which produces MGVYVFGMAVAFLAGMIQGCAGFGLGLASVPCLMLFAAPAVVVPTVLGMSMVNSFVTALHAQRHLLWRLVGMLALGSIAGIPLGVYALRVIDPNIMSIGVAVLILLFVAAMATGWTRPLRRPQRALLPLGCVCGILAGSTSMSGPPLILFLANQDTPKDVFRANLISYFFLEGVFTLMLYLAWGMYTLEVARLTAALVPAVLLGTTVGIRLSKYLPEAVFRRIVLIGLTLIATVLLVTSLGATL; this is translated from the coding sequence ATGGGAGTATACGTATTCGGCATGGCGGTGGCGTTTCTGGCGGGCATGATCCAGGGATGCGCGGGGTTCGGACTCGGTCTTGCAAGCGTGCCCTGTCTCATGCTGTTTGCCGCGCCCGCGGTTGTGGTCCCGACGGTGCTGGGCATGAGCATGGTCAACAGTTTCGTGACTGCGTTGCACGCGCAGCGGCATTTGTTGTGGCGGCTCGTGGGCATGCTGGCCCTGGGCAGCATCGCGGGCATACCGCTGGGCGTGTATGCGCTGCGCGTTATCGACCCGAACATAATGAGCATCGGCGTCGCGGTGTTGATTCTCCTCTTCGTGGCAGCGATGGCCACCGGTTGGACCCGCCCCCTGCGGCGCCCGCAGCGCGCGCTGTTGCCCCTTGGCTGCGTGTGCGGCATCCTCGCGGGCAGCACCTCGATGAGCGGGCCGCCGCTTATCCTGTTTCTTGCCAACCAGGACACGCCCAAGGACGTCTTCCGCGCCAACCTCATCAGCTATTTTTTCCTGGAAGGCGTCTTCACGCTCATGCTCTACCTGGCGTGGGGCATGTATACCCTTGAGGTTGCGCGCCTCACCGCGGCGCTGGTCCCGGCTGTGCTGCTCGGGACCACGGTGGGCATCCGGCTCTCGAAATACCTGCCCGAGGCTGTCTTCCGCCGCATTGTGCTTATCGGCCTCACGCTCATCGCCACCGTGCTCCTTGTCACCAGCCTGGGGGCCACACTCTGA